CCATCTCCATGAAGGAATATTccttaatatccaacctaaacttcaCCTGGAGGCTGTTGGACTCTGGATTCCTGCTCTTCTATGGGGCACTAAAAGGGAAACAAGTTTCACACCAACTTCATTACGACCTCCATTCAGATAACGGACATCTGTAGTTGTCATGCAAGAAAAACTTTATTGCGACAAAATAGTGAAAAAGCAGGAGCAGTCAGTGGAAGGTTAACTGGGCTGAGGTGCAATCAGGGCAACCATCAGCCGAGGTCCTTTGCTTGCAGTAGGTTTGGCCAGAGCATCACAGCCTTCCTGCCccacactgggagcagcccatTGGAGGTGCCCAATGGTCTCTGGCTTGGGAGAAGGGGTTTGCAGCAGAGGGGACTGGACAGAGCCAAAGGGGCGATGCAGAGCAGCcagtggaagaaaaggaagaagggagatGGGCCATGCTTGCAGGCAGCCCGGGCTGGCCCCTTGGCTGCTGCCTTGCTTGGTGGcctgagagcaggagctggaagcacTGAGCCCGTTTGAGAGCCTCGGCCCAGAGAGGCGCCTTCAGTGCCTGAGATGTGTTCCAGGGAGTGGATGGCTGGTGTCAGGGGTGGTGCTGAGAGTCCTTAGCAGATGTAGCCACCCCTTCTGCCATAGcagcccaggcctcccagcCCATAGCCAAATCCACGGCCATAGCCAAGGCCAgagccaaagccaccaaatccacccgagatgggctgtccctgcacactGAGTTCAGTGCCAACAGCAGCCGAGGAGGTGGATCCGACGgcggtgttctgggggaaggaggtcatgatgggtcctggcagggtgacCAGCACAGAGGAAGGCTGGATGACAACGCTggagtcctggcattgcagggcacagggctcgttgcagctgttggccagcggggtgggtccgcagggctggcagcggttgtagcaggccatgggtgtggtgtggagggtccctggaagagagaggggagagaggcaggTCAGGGGTGGAGGGGTTGAAGGGGCGGtgatgcaggagggtgagggagtgtggaggctgttgtggggctgtggggaggcgtGAGGGCTGTtgaggctggggctgagcgTGCTGGAAGAGAAGGGCCagggtgcaggagcaggaggatcAGGGGCTTGAGGCTCACCTTGTtgtgagcaggagcagaaggagaaggtgTCAGAAgaagtgtgtgagggagagaggtgcTGGGGCGGGCTTTTATGCTGGTCGTGGAGGGGCGGGACAGCCTTGTCCCGTGGCCTTGGGGCATTTTGCAAGCTGAAGCTCTTGGCTGGCCCAGTTGGTGAGTCATGAGGTGGGGAGTGTTTTTGGGGAGtgttttccttcacagaatTCTGCAATGTCATGACCGGCTCCTGAGGCCATTTCCATCTGACCTTGGCGGCCGCTTTCATGGGTTGGTATTTGGGACGATTTGAATGTTCAATACATAGGTCAGGACGAAAAAAcaaccagagcacagcagagttGCGATATCATCACTGAGGTAATTTTGTGGCACTggtgtgctgtgttttgtgggTGCCTTTTGAAGACTGGGACTCTGTTCTGTGCCACTGGATTTCCATCAGTCATTGTGTTGCACCCAGGaatgctgagggagctgctgatgTCCTGGGGAGGTCACTCTGCAATTGCTTGGAAATGTTATAGCACGTAGGAGTGTTCCTATGGATGAAAGGGAGCTCATGGTCTTGTGTCCTAAATGGGATCAAGAGAGAGGATCTGGAAAAGTAGAGGCTGGCCTGGTTGAACTTGTTCTGGTGTCACGGTCCATTCAGGTTTCTCATCTTTACACGACATGTCGTATTCTGTCATTTAAAGCATATTCCTTGTCCTCATTAAGAAATCCATTATACAAAGAACCAGCTCGGCTTgatcccttttttcccaggtTGGTCTGTCATGTCAATTTGTTTATTCCACATTCAAGCCATAAGGTTTCATATCTCATATCCTTTTAGTCTTAATAATCTCTTCTTGCAAGCAAAACCCAGTAATTACTAATGGTTGGTCAGCGTGgtcctcttccctcctctgccatGGTGTGGGCGTTGCTGTGTGGAATTCTGCAACTCCATGTCCTTCTTTTGAGGCCATGTCCATCTGACCTTGGAAGGAGATTTGAAATGTCTTAGAGGTTAAAGGCAGGTGTTGACGGCGTGTGTCATGGTGGGCTGAAGATGTGACCAAAGCTTTAGGGGCATAGGGTGTGATCAGTGAGGTCGCCCCATGGCATTGGTGTGTTCTGGTTTTCAGGAGCATTGTGAAGAGGGGTCCTGAACCATCACATCACTGTCAGGCTGGTCTGGCTTTGCAGGAGCACTGCTTGTGAGGAACTGCCCTTTCCATGCTGTTCTCTGCCTCCCCACCATGCTGCCAACACTCAGAGCCTGTCTGTATTCCTAGACTTTCCTGTTGGAGATGGGAAAGCAATCCCTGTGATTTAGCAAGGCCTTCCATGCTCCCCAAAGTCTTGTGTTGGTTCATCCCGTAGCACTTGTCTCAGCTGGGACCAGCAAGGTCACACTGTGGAGTCCCAGTGCTGGACTGTGACTgacccatggaaaggaaaaatggtgAAGGATAAGGAGAGCAAGACACATGAAAAGCACAATTCCCCATCCATTTGTTAATCCACCCTTCAAACCCATGTGCCGGTGCTTTAGAAAGGTTGAGGGAGTGGACTGTCCTGGTCCCCACCACTGGTGGGGCCCCACACTGGAACAAGGTGATAGAAATGATTGACCAAGAACACGACAGGGAGACCATGACACTGATGGGACTGGGGTATCCTCAAAACGAAgagaagctgagagagctgggagctcTTCCAGGCAGAAGAGAAGAATTCAGATGGGACCTGTTGTCAACATGCCATGGCAGGACCTCACTGACAATACCCCAATTCTCCTAAGATTTGGCTGAATCTTCCACATGTCCTAATGTCATAAACAAGATAATGGTCACCAATTCTCTGGATTAAGAGGTTCTGCCACCAAGGTCAGATGGACACAGCCTCAAGGGGAGAGCACAGAATTGCAGGATTGCATGAATGAAAACACTCCCCAGCTCATGACTTGCAAGGTTGGGCCAGCCAAGAGATGCTCCTCCAAAATGCCCCGAGGGCAGGGCCCAAGGCTGCCCCGCCCCTCCACAACCAGCATAAAAGCTGTCTCAgtgcctctctccctcacacgcttctcctcacaccttctgcttctgctcctgctgacaaCCAGGTGAGCCTCAAGCCCCTGACCCTCCTGATCCTGCACCCCCAGGCCCTTCTCTTCCAGCACGCTCgatcccagcctcagcagccctcacacctccccacagccccacaacagcctccacactccctcaccctcctgcatcaccgcccctcacacccccacacccctgacctgcctcactcccctctctcttccagggaccctccacaccacacccatggcctgctacaaccgctgccagccctgcggacccaccccgctggccaacagctgcaacgagccctgtgccctgcaatgccaggactccAGCGTTGTCATCCAGCCTTCCTCTGTGCTGgtcaccctgccaggacccatcatgacctccttcccccagaacaccgcCGTTGGatccacctcctcagctgctgttggTAGTGAActcagtgcccagggacagcccatctctggtggatttggtggctttggctatGGCCTTGGCTATGGCCGTGGATTTGGCTATGGGCTGGGTGGCCTGGGCTGCTATGGCAGAAGGGGTGGCTACATCTGCTAAGGACCCTCGGCACCACCCTTGACACCACCAACTTGGGGTTCTGGCAACAGCTCCACCTTGCCTGGTGGTTGCCCTACTTGCTCGTCACACTGGAtcccttcttctttctcctgtctTCTCATTCTTTTGCCTCAATAAAGTTGTCCTGCATCAAAGACTGGGACGCCCCCTGTTCTTTTGTAATTCCAGTCATCTCACATCCTCACCAAGCACATTTCACAGCTCAACAAGACATTGGGGTGGGGTATGTGCAACAACACCTTCCCTCACAGATACGTAAAAACAACTAATAAAACAGTCTGGCAAAGGAAGCACAGGATGGGACACCTGCCGGAACATGACACACACCCATCACCTGATACATCAAAGCTctcccaggcacagctctggtAAAGTCTTTCATGTCAGTACACACTTGATGAACTCTCTTCCCCACCAGGACTCTTGAACCCTCCCAGCAAACTCTTCCACTTGGCCAGAAACTCTGGAGTGCAAGTGCTTCAACTCCCCTGCTCAAGCAAGAGCAGGATTTCCAGGACCATGGACAGTTTAGTGCTGGATCTCCCAGGAAAGGCACTCCAACACCTCTTCCACTCTGTGGCCTCACAATGAaagatttttgccttctttAGCAATTGCATTCCatctgttttccctttgctctttccttctcttcctgcaTGTGTGCACTGCTGAGAATAGCCCGGCTCCCTCGACTTCATTCCCTGCCATCAGGAATTTGCACACACTGATGACACCCCCCTGTCCACCCTTGTGCCCTGggagtcccagctctctcagtttCTCCTCTACAAATGATTCATCAGCCTCTTTGGAATCTTGGGGGTCCTGAACTGGTCTTGATTCACTAAATCAACTCCATTTTCCCACTGTggagacaaaggctgcccacaACACCTCACATGGGACCTCACCAGTGTTCAGGAGACACCAAGAGTCACCTCCCACTGCCTCATTACAACACTTCTCCCCAGTTCTGATCTGGAGACTGGGAGTCCCTTTTCCCACAATGATACAAGGACACCTCCTGCTCCATTTCTTCTAACTCAGAACCACAAAGgctttttcagagaagaaaagaattgtTCCAACTGATACCCAGACATTCCTTCCTACCTGGGATGACTCCTCCCAAGAAAAAGCACTTGGCATCTGCCCATGCTGAGCTCCAGCAAATGTCCAGAACCCGTCAGGTTTTCAGTGTTGGCCCAGTGGATCCaactcctgggctgcagcactggagcCTGGCTTCCATCAGGACTTCGGGACACTGACCACAAGCCTCCAGGTCCAGCTCTTCAGACATTTCTCAGGCCACTATGCTGGGCACTGACACAACCTGGACTTGCCTGGCTTGTTGGGGACTATGCAATGTTCTCCTCCAACAACCCTGGGCAACCTCCAAATCCTCATTCAGACAGTTCCAAGTGGCCTCAGACCATGGCAATCAGCCCAAGTGAAGACCCAAACGGCCCTGGATATCAAAGCCTTTGAGGCAAGAGTGTCATCACCCAAGCACCCACTGAGCATGTCCAAACAAAAAGGTGAGGTCTGATGTCAGGCTTTGCCAACTGGGATAAATGCATGGACGGATGGAAGGCAATGGAAGGTGCAACACCTCCTCCTTGGCACAGCTGCAAAGTCCAGACCAGCCAGTCAGCACTGTGAGAAACTGGGGGTAACTTTTCAGAAGGCACCCACAAACCATGGCACACAAGGGCCACAAGGTGACCTCAGTGATGACATCCCACCTCTCCAAAGCTTGGGTCACATCTTCAGCCTCCCCTGACGTGAACCATCAACAAAAGAATTTGACCTCTTAATACTTGCAATTAAAA
This window of the Corvus hawaiiensis isolate bCorHaw1 chromosome 26, bCorHaw1.pri.cur, whole genome shotgun sequence genome carries:
- the LOC125317046 gene encoding feather beta keratin-like, encoding MACYNRCQPCGPTPLANSCNEPCALQCQDSSVVIQPSSVLVTLPGPIMTSFPQNTAVGSTSSAAVGSELSAQGQPISGGFGGFGYGLGYGRGFGYGLGGLGCYGRRGGYIC
- the LOC125317036 gene encoding feather keratin B-4-like, with the translated sequence MACYNRCQPCGPTPLANSCNEPCALQCQDSSVVIQPSSVLVTLPGPIMTSFPQNTAVGSTSSAAVGTELSVQGQPISGGFGGFGSGLGYGRGFGYGLGGLGCYGRRGGYIC